Proteins found in one Campylobacter canadensis genomic segment:
- a CDS encoding diaminopimelate decarboxylase family protein translates to MQIIANYEELRQDLLSNDRRFSCVNEHLAFFGVDLVELSNKYPSPAYVYSKEEISNNINEIKQAFKEHKTRIFYASKACSVMGILKCIKDNSIDIEANSIYEVKKALKIGFKPEQIIFNGVVKSKEELEFAIENDLFLINVDSEYELDLIEQISTKLKKVANLALRIEPSVKAKGTHEQLDTSFHAKAGVDKEQALALCKRMLNMPYVKLKGLHMHVGDQLPIVEPFANAAKVLVDECIKIQNALNIKFELINVGGGISTAYKYEKDNIKTKQENMKIHFNANDYAKAIINEVKRLGDITICIEPGRKIVSSAGILLSKIAAYKQKTLHPLTKDDKAIQIEWKFLNAGYSILSDSQHFDWFYYVYNASKITKKHDTSFRLAGPLCDGGDWFKIGTNSNKEFLLPKDSNIDDLIVFLDAGAYTIESQTTYNNRPRSAVILIDENKNDFLIRREDSFDDILSCDIY, encoded by the coding sequence AGAATTAAGACAAGATTTACTAAGCAATGATAGAAGATTTTCTTGTGTAAATGAACATTTGGCTTTTTTTGGTGTAGATTTAGTTGAGCTTAGCAATAAATACCCTTCTCCAGCCTATGTTTATTCAAAAGAAGAAATTAGCAATAATATAAATGAAATAAAACAAGCTTTTAAAGAACATAAAACTAGGATTTTTTATGCTAGTAAGGCTTGTTCGGTTATGGGAATTTTAAAATGTATTAAAGATAACTCAATTGACATTGAAGCAAACTCAATATATGAAGTTAAAAAGGCTTTAAAAATTGGTTTTAAGCCTGAACAAATTATATTTAATGGGGTTGTAAAAAGCAAAGAAGAGCTTGAATTTGCTATTGAAAATGATTTATTTTTAATAAATGTTGATAGCGAATATGAGCTTGATTTAATTGAGCAAATAAGTACTAAGTTAAAAAAAGTTGCTAATCTTGCTTTAAGAATTGAGCCTAGCGTAAAAGCAAAAGGAACTCACGAACAACTTGATACAAGTTTTCACGCTAAGGCTGGGGTTGATAAAGAACAAGCACTTGCTTTGTGTAAAAGAATGCTAAATATGCCTTATGTAAAACTAAAAGGATTGCATATGCATGTAGGCGACCAATTACCAATTGTAGAACCTTTTGCAAATGCTGCTAAGGTTTTGGTTGATGAGTGTATAAAAATTCAAAATGCTTTAAATATAAAATTTGAACTTATTAATGTAGGCGGTGGTATTAGCACAGCTTATAAGTATGAAAAAGATAATATTAAAACAAAGCAAGAAAATATGAAAATACACTTTAATGCAAATGACTACGCTAAGGCAATTATAAATGAAGTAAAAAGATTAGGAGATATTACAATTTGCATTGAACCTGGAAGAAAAATAGTTTCATCAGCAGGAATTTTACTTAGCAAAATTGCAGCTTACAAGCAAAAAACATTACATCCTTTAACAAAAGATGATAAAGCAATACAAATTGAATGGAAATTTCTTAATGCTGGGTATTCTATTTTATCTGATTCTCAGCATTTTGATTGGTTTTACTATGTTTATAATGCAAGTAAAATTACTAAAAAGCATGATACTAGCTTTAGACTTGCAGGTCCGCTTTGCGATGGTGGAGATTGGTTTAAAATAGGCACTAATTCAAATAAGGAATTCTTGTTACCAAAAGATAGCAATATTGATGATTTAATAGTATTTTTAGATGCTGGTGCTTACACGATTGAATCTCAAACGACTTATAACAATAGACCAAGAAGTGCGGTTATATTAATTGATGAAAATAAAAATGATTTTTTAATTAGAAGAGAAGATAGTTTTGATGATATTTTAAGCTGTGATATTTACTAA